One window from the genome of Spirochaetaceae bacterium encodes:
- a CDS encoding S24 family peptidase translates to MKLRNDLREDVATLLREFTVAEHRALLATGAAVRQPALSGAAPSADSVRVRMLDAAAGGDGGGVPPLEQARVTGYQEFPRRWLERHEIDAGRCAIVGIRGDAMEPTLPDGCSVLVDYTRRRLRVGRIFVVRSGPELLVRRALKDRAGRWLLAGDHHRRTPPVPWDRRTSEVVGEVRWMATTLSR, encoded by the coding sequence ATGAAGCTGCGTAATGACCTGCGCGAGGATGTGGCCACGCTGCTGCGGGAGTTCACCGTCGCCGAGCACCGCGCCCTTCTCGCTACCGGCGCTGCAGTGAGACAACCAGCGCTGTCCGGCGCGGCGCCGAGTGCCGACTCCGTCAGAGTTCGCATGCTCGACGCAGCAGCCGGCGGAGATGGTGGCGGAGTACCGCCGCTGGAACAGGCGCGGGTCACCGGCTACCAGGAGTTCCCACGCCGATGGCTGGAGCGCCACGAGATCGATGCCGGTCGGTGCGCGATAGTCGGCATACGGGGCGACGCAATGGAACCGACGCTGCCGGACGGGTGTTCGGTCCTGGTTGACTACACCCGTCGACGCCTACGCGTCGGACGCATCTTCGTGGTGCGCTCGGGCCCCGAACTGCTGGTGCGACGGGCGCTCAAGGACCGTGCCGGCCGGTGGCTGTTGGCCGGCGACCATCATCGGCGCACGCCGCCGGTACCGTGGGACCGGCGCACGTCCGAGGTCGTCGGCGAGGTTCGCTGGATGGCCACGACCTTATCACGCTAG
- a CDS encoding IS3 family transposase (programmed frameshift) — MATKRRRFTAEFKAKVVMEALRGDRTIQAIAAKHEIHPNQISTWKRQAQTGLRELFADGRSRRQKEHDATIHDLHAKIEELTVERDFLARGPRALSRVERRAMIDREHDRLSISRQCQLIGLNRSTLYYRAVGESADTLALMRRIDGLYLEYPFYGSRQMVRHLAREGKRVGRHRVRRLMRLLGLQAIYRKPRTSVANPDHRVYPYLLRGLTIERPNQVWCADLTYIPVQGGFLYLVAIMDWASRRVLAWRLSNTMDTEFCLAALADALEGYGIPEIFNTDQGSQFTSIAFTGQLEATGIQCSMDGRGRWLDNVFIERLWRSLKYEAVYLRDLEDGFEAQRVIDAWMAFYNETRPHSALGGRTPAEAYRDGVAEAEQEVA; from the exons ATGGCGACGAAAAGGCGTCGGTTCACAGCGGAGTTCAAGGCCAAGGTAGTGATGGAGGCGCTACGCGGAGACCGGACGATCCAGGCGATCGCGGCCAAGCACGAGATACATCCGAACCAGATCAGCACCTGGAAGCGGCAGGCTCAGACCGGTCTGCGGGAGCTGTTCGCCGACGGTCGGAGCCGGCGGCAGAAGGAGCACGATGCGACCATTCACGACCTGCATGCCAAGATCGAGGAGTTGACCGTGGAGCGCGATTTTTTAGCACGCGGGC CTCGGGCGCTGAGCCGGGTCGAGCGACGAGCGATGATCGACCGCGAGCACGACCGTCTGAGCATCAGCCGGCAGTGCCAACTGATCGGGCTGAACCGGTCGACGCTGTACTACCGGGCGGTGGGGGAGAGCGCTGACACGCTCGCGTTGATGCGCCGTATCGACGGACTGTACCTGGAGTATCCGTTCTACGGCAGCCGGCAGATGGTGCGCCATCTGGCACGCGAGGGGAAGCGGGTCGGTCGGCACCGGGTGCGGCGGCTGATGCGGCTGTTGGGGTTGCAGGCGATCTACCGCAAGCCACGCACCAGCGTCGCGAACCCGGATCATCGGGTGTATCCGTATCTGCTGCGAGGGCTTACGATTGAGCGCCCGAACCAGGTGTGGTGCGCGGACCTGACTTACATCCCGGTGCAGGGAGGATTTCTGTACTTGGTGGCGATCATGGACTGGGCGAGCCGGCGGGTGTTGGCCTGGAGGCTGTCCAACACGATGGACACCGAGTTCTGCCTGGCGGCGTTGGCGGACGCTTTGGAAGGCTACGGCATTCCCGAGATCTTCAACACCGATCAGGGCAGCCAGTTCACCAGCATCGCGTTCACCGGCCAGTTGGAGGCGACCGGGATCCAGTGCTCGATGGACGGGCGCGGTCGATGGCTCGACAACGTGTTCATCGAACGGTTGTGGCGTTCCCTGAAGTACGAGGCGGTATACCTGCGCGACCTGGAGGATGGCTTCGAGGCGCAGCGGGTGATCGACGCGTGGATGGCGTTCTACAATGAGACCCGACCGCACTCGGCGCTCGGCGGGCGCACGCCCGCGGAAGCGTACCGCGACGGGGTGGCGGAAGCTGAGCAGGAGGTGGCGTAG
- a CDS encoding Uma2 family endonuclease, protein MKNSALAAAQVEIDYPTSDGEPMAETDAQGIPLMYAVTGLRDHFRHRPDVYVSGNLLVYYEAGNLDASVAPDVFVVLGVPNHMRPTYRIWEEGKGPDFVLEITSRHTRANDEGPKRGLYQRLGVQEYWRYDPTGDYLDPPLHGLELSDGEYRRLPTSWLPDGTQVMYSAVLELELRIERDELRFRDPVSGERVRTLSESNEERRREAAARRHAEHKRRQEAAARRAAEARVAELEALLKQRR, encoded by the coding sequence ATGAAGAACTCCGCGCTCGCTGCTGCTCAGGTCGAGATTGACTACCCCACTTCCGACGGTGAGCCCATGGCGGAAACCGATGCTCAGGGAATCCCTCTCATGTACGCGGTCACCGGTCTGCGCGATCACTTCCGCCACCGCCCCGACGTGTACGTGTCCGGCAACCTGTTGGTCTACTACGAAGCGGGCAACCTGGACGCCTCGGTGGCGCCGGACGTGTTCGTGGTGCTTGGGGTCCCGAACCACATGCGGCCGACCTACCGGATCTGGGAGGAAGGCAAGGGGCCGGACTTCGTGCTGGAGATCACCTCGCGCCACACGCGCGCCAACGACGAGGGTCCGAAGCGGGGACTGTACCAGCGGCTGGGGGTGCAGGAGTACTGGCGGTACGACCCGACGGGAGACTACCTGGACCCGCCGTTGCACGGCCTGGAGCTGAGCGATGGAGAGTACCGGCGATTGCCGACGAGTTGGCTGCCGGACGGCACGCAGGTGATGTACAGCGCGGTGCTGGAGTTGGAGTTGCGGATTGAACGAGACGAACTGCGCTTCCGCGACCCGGTGAGCGGCGAGCGGGTGCGGACGCTGAGCGAAAGCAACGAAGAGCGGCGACGGGAGGCGGCGGCACGCCGGCACGCCGAACACAAGCGCCGACAGGAGGCGGCGGCACGCCGCGCCGCGGAAGCGCGGGTAGCGGAGTTGGAGGCGCTGCTGAAACAGAGACGATGA